In a genomic window of Rhopalosiphum maidis isolate BTI-1 chromosome 4, ASM367621v3, whole genome shotgun sequence:
- the LOC113550243 gene encoding uncharacterized protein LOC113550243 isoform X1, whose product MMKMKTRRKVLIKKSVKVRIASEADIIKKLEIWYTRWTKSIGRPLTPLNLKKKTIMLLKTLKVSADIISIITLDWIKKFMKNRGDLEGYNDDEIYAGLLIPFDVNGIPDVTLDTTVNPDRKVWLLMAGNKSGRHRTRVLVIGKRWRPPCMETVNMLGQPVIYAGGGDGFPTQDLFKWWFETEFCPAALSINSKAVLVMDKASFIPEKCECNGVSLQNHDGDSISKSTLFVEFKATYTALLLTQASLDQQSERSIQRFLGKYTLKDAFILLHRAWLQVTTESFSTCWKNCIYTSALNGIILGVQWLAHDLGLEVSDDDMLVWILSNPAEFTEPENLSTDSEDIEIPPSATQTVDYLKKALLWVETQPLEPSFVIAIRDLITYAKQASKIGLGPAHPFFCHNGEQLGTQPPPAHMGIPPYQLDKAPGLPRPSMYPFPTGQYPYPLLSPDMSQVAATWHTPASMYHQISSAGTGFRGSYPPSLGTSLTSELYRFSPTGLMSGPSPHHHLSHHTHHSHPAIVTPGVRQDLHTDSNHRPQNDHSKNSSCSDGSKHHDTVQNSNNQDKKKPHIKKPLNAFMLYMKEMRAKVVAECTLKESAAINQILGRRWHSLSRDEQAKYYEKARQERQLHMELYPGWSARDNYGYGAKKKKRKKERVPVIDAGSGGNNSMKKCRARYGLDQQSQWCKPCRRKKRCIRYIESGGDSGNQSDDNQSTGSMGHSDNEEADSASSPGGLSALSSLTSPGMLTQASLSPATPLTPHVSEYECPPMAVRMPLAVVVPTRHHQPVGTNPHDINNPLSVNQLTGGVVNNKCHNNTREQQQQQQQHQHQQQNDLKTVPNPNNQPEQQRPNNSNRTLPAISVT is encoded by the exons ATGATGAAGATGAAAACTAGAAGGAAAgtccttataaaaaaatcagtcAAAGTTCGAATTGCTAGCGAAGctgatattattaagaaaCTGGAAATTTGGTACACGCGATGGACAAAAAGTATTGGGCGACCTCTTACTCCATTAAATCTGaagaaaaaaaccataatGCTATTGAAAACGCTCAAAGTGTCTGCGGACATCATATCTATAATCACGCTAGATTggattaaaaagtttatgaagAATCGAGGTGACTTGGAAGGATACAATGATGACGAGATCTATGCTGGACTATTGATTCCTTTTGATGTCAATGGTATTCCTGATGTTACATTAGACACCACTGTAAATCCAGACCGAAAAGTGTGGCTTCTGATGGCTGGTAACAAAAGTGGAAGACACAGAACCAGAGTATTAGTTATAGGTAAGAGATGGAGACCTCCTTGTATGGAAACTGTGAATATGTTGGGGCAGCCTGTTATATACGCAGGGGGTGGTGATGGTTTTCCTACacaagatttatttaaatggtgGTTTGAGACAGAATTTTGTCCAGCTGCTCTGTCTATCAATTCAAAAGCTGTGTTGGTTATGGATAAAGCATCTTTTATTCCAGAAAAGTGTGAATGTAACGGAGTGTCTTTACAAAATCACGACGGAGATTCGATTTCTAAATCTACATTGTTCGTTGAATTTAAAGCTACATACACAGCTCTACTTCTTACTCAGGCGTCTTTAGATCAACAATCCGAACGATCAATACAAAGATTTTTAGgaaaatacacattaaaagacgcattcattttattacatagAGCTTGGTTACAAGTCACCACAGAATCGTTTTCAACTTGTtggaaaaattgtatatatacatcagCACTGAATGGTATTATTTTGGGAGTGCAGTGGTTAGCTCATGATCTTGGACTAGAAGTATCAGACGACGATATGCTGGTTTGGATTTTATCTAACCCCGCGGAATTCACTGAGCCGGAAAATTTATCTACAGATTCCGAGGACATTGAAATTCCACCTTCTGCTACACAAACTGTGGATTATCTAAAAAAGGCGTTATTATGGGTCGAGACTCAGCCACTTGAACCGTCGTTTGTTATTGCGATAAGGGACTTAATAACTTATGCTAAACAG GCAAGCAAGATCGGTTTAGGACCAGCCCATCCGTTCTTTTGCCACAACGGCGAGCAGCTGGGTACCCAACCACCACCCGCCCATATGGGCATACCTCCTTACCAACTTGACAAAGCACCCG gACTTCCGAGGCCTTCTATGTACCCATTCCCCACAGGCCAGTACCCTTATCCGTTATTAAGTCCGGACATGTCTCAAGTTGCAGCCACATg gcACACGCCGGCTAGTATGTACCATCAGATCTCATCGGCTGGAACTGGTTTCAGAGGATCCTACCCACCTTCTTTAGGAACAAGCCTTACTAG tgagcTGTATAGGTTTTCACCGACGGGACTGATGAGTGGTCCATCACCCCATCACCATTTATCCCATCATACCCATCATTCTCATCCTGCGATTGTAACTCCAGGAGTGAGACAAGACCTGCATACGGATTCTAATCACAG gcCGCAAAACGACCATAGTAAAAATTCTTCTTGTTCAGACGGATCCAAGCACCATGATACTGTCCAAAACAGTAATAACCAAG ATAAGAAGAAGCCTCATATAAAGAAACCTCTGAATGCGTTCATGTTGTACATGAAAGAAATGAGGGCAAAGGTGGTGGCGGAGTGTACGCTCAAAGAAAGTGCAGCGATCAACCAGATATTAGGGCGACGG TGGCACTCTCTGTCGCGAGACGAGCAGGCCAAGTACTACGAGAAAGCGCGCCAGGAACGACAACTCCATATGGAACTGTATCCTGGTTGGAGCGCTCGGGATAACTATGGATACGGCGCCAAGAAGAAGAAACGGAAGAAAGAGCGCGTACCGGTCATAGATGCTGGCTCAGGAG gtAATAACAGTATGAAAAAATGCCGTGCAAGATACGGACTCGACCAGCAAAGCCAATGGTGTAAACCTTGCag GCGCAAAAAACGTTGCATACGGTACATCGAGAGCGGCGGAGACTCGGGCAACCAGTCGGACGACAACCAATCGACGGGCAGCATGGGCCACTCGGACAACGAGGAGGCCGACTCGGCGTCCAGCCCCGGCGGCCTGAGCGCCCTGTCCAGCCTGACCAGCCCGGGCATGCTGACGCAGGCCAGCCTTTCCCCGGCCACGCCGCTCACGCCGCACGTGTCCGAGTACGAGTGCCCGCCGATGGCGGTGCGCATGCCGTTGGCGGTGGTGGTGCCCACCAGACACCATCAGCCGGTCGGCACCAACCCGCACGACATCAACAACCCGCTCAGCGTCAACCAGCTGACGGGCGGCGTCGTCAACAACAAGTGCCATAACAACACCAGggagcagcagcagcagcagcagcagcatcaGCACCAGCAGCAGAACGATCTGAAAACCGTACCCAACCCGAACAACCAGCCCGAACAACAACGACCCAACAACAGCAACCGGACGCTGCCCGCCATCAGCGTGACGTAG
- the LOC113550243 gene encoding uncharacterized protein LOC113550243 isoform X2, translating to MMKMKTRRKVLIKKSVKVRIASEADIIKKLEIWYTRWTKSIGRPLTPLNLKKKTIMLLKTLKVSADIISIITLDWIKKFMKNRGDLEGYNDDEIYAGLLIPFDVNGIPDVTLDTTVNPDRKVWLLMAGNKSGRHRTRVLVIGKRWRPPCMETVNMLGQPVIYAGGGDGFPTQDLFKWWFETEFCPAALSINSKAVLVMDKASFIPEKCECNGVSLQNHDGDSISKSTLFVEFKATYTALLLTQASLDQQSERSIQRFLGKYTLKDAFILLHRAWLQVTTESFSTCWKNCIYTSALNGIILGVQWLAHDLGLEVSDDDMLVWILSNPAEFTEPENLSTDSEDIEIPPSATQTVDYLKKALLWVETQPLEPSFVIAIRDLITYAKQASKIGLGPAHPFFCHNGEQLGTQPPPAHMGIPPYQLDKAPGLPRPSMYPFPTGQYPYPLLSPDMSQVAATWHTPASMYHQISSAGTGFRGSYPPSLGTSLTSELYRFSPTGLMSGPSPHHHLSHHTHHSHPAIVTPGVRQDLHTDSNHRPQNDHSKNSSCSDGSKHHDTVQNSNNQDKKKPHIKKPLNAFMLYMKEMRAKVVAECTLKESAAINQILGRRWHALGREEQAKYYELARRERQIHMQLYPDWSSRTNATRAKKRKRKQETHDGGNNSMKKCRARYGLDQQSQWCKPCRRKKRCIRYIESGGDSGNQSDDNQSTGSMGHSDNEEADSASSPGGLSALSSLTSPGMLTQASLSPATPLTPHVSEYECPPMAVRMPLAVVVPTRHHQPVGTNPHDINNPLSVNQLTGGVVNNKCHNNTREQQQQQQQHQHQQQNDLKTVPNPNNQPEQQRPNNSNRTLPAISVT from the exons ATGATGAAGATGAAAACTAGAAGGAAAgtccttataaaaaaatcagtcAAAGTTCGAATTGCTAGCGAAGctgatattattaagaaaCTGGAAATTTGGTACACGCGATGGACAAAAAGTATTGGGCGACCTCTTACTCCATTAAATCTGaagaaaaaaaccataatGCTATTGAAAACGCTCAAAGTGTCTGCGGACATCATATCTATAATCACGCTAGATTggattaaaaagtttatgaagAATCGAGGTGACTTGGAAGGATACAATGATGACGAGATCTATGCTGGACTATTGATTCCTTTTGATGTCAATGGTATTCCTGATGTTACATTAGACACCACTGTAAATCCAGACCGAAAAGTGTGGCTTCTGATGGCTGGTAACAAAAGTGGAAGACACAGAACCAGAGTATTAGTTATAGGTAAGAGATGGAGACCTCCTTGTATGGAAACTGTGAATATGTTGGGGCAGCCTGTTATATACGCAGGGGGTGGTGATGGTTTTCCTACacaagatttatttaaatggtgGTTTGAGACAGAATTTTGTCCAGCTGCTCTGTCTATCAATTCAAAAGCTGTGTTGGTTATGGATAAAGCATCTTTTATTCCAGAAAAGTGTGAATGTAACGGAGTGTCTTTACAAAATCACGACGGAGATTCGATTTCTAAATCTACATTGTTCGTTGAATTTAAAGCTACATACACAGCTCTACTTCTTACTCAGGCGTCTTTAGATCAACAATCCGAACGATCAATACAAAGATTTTTAGgaaaatacacattaaaagacgcattcattttattacatagAGCTTGGTTACAAGTCACCACAGAATCGTTTTCAACTTGTtggaaaaattgtatatatacatcagCACTGAATGGTATTATTTTGGGAGTGCAGTGGTTAGCTCATGATCTTGGACTAGAAGTATCAGACGACGATATGCTGGTTTGGATTTTATCTAACCCCGCGGAATTCACTGAGCCGGAAAATTTATCTACAGATTCCGAGGACATTGAAATTCCACCTTCTGCTACACAAACTGTGGATTATCTAAAAAAGGCGTTATTATGGGTCGAGACTCAGCCACTTGAACCGTCGTTTGTTATTGCGATAAGGGACTTAATAACTTATGCTAAACAG GCAAGCAAGATCGGTTTAGGACCAGCCCATCCGTTCTTTTGCCACAACGGCGAGCAGCTGGGTACCCAACCACCACCCGCCCATATGGGCATACCTCCTTACCAACTTGACAAAGCACCCG gACTTCCGAGGCCTTCTATGTACCCATTCCCCACAGGCCAGTACCCTTATCCGTTATTAAGTCCGGACATGTCTCAAGTTGCAGCCACATg gcACACGCCGGCTAGTATGTACCATCAGATCTCATCGGCTGGAACTGGTTTCAGAGGATCCTACCCACCTTCTTTAGGAACAAGCCTTACTAG tgagcTGTATAGGTTTTCACCGACGGGACTGATGAGTGGTCCATCACCCCATCACCATTTATCCCATCATACCCATCATTCTCATCCTGCGATTGTAACTCCAGGAGTGAGACAAGACCTGCATACGGATTCTAATCACAG gcCGCAAAACGACCATAGTAAAAATTCTTCTTGTTCAGACGGATCCAAGCACCATGATACTGTCCAAAACAGTAATAACCAAG ATAAGAAGAAGCCTCATATAAAGAAACCTCTGAATGCGTTCATGTTGTACATGAAAGAAATGAGGGCAAAGGTGGTGGCGGAGTGTACGCTCAAAGAAAGTGCAGCGATCAACCAGATATTAGGGCGACGG TGGCACGCGTTAGGTCGCGAAGAACAGGCCAAGTACTATGAGCTGGCGCGTCGTGAGAGACAGATACACATGCAGCTCTATCCAGACTGGTCGTCGCGCACTAATGCGACACGGGCCAAGAAGAGGAAGCGCAAACAAGAAACCCATGACGGAG gtAATAACAGTATGAAAAAATGCCGTGCAAGATACGGACTCGACCAGCAAAGCCAATGGTGTAAACCTTGCag GCGCAAAAAACGTTGCATACGGTACATCGAGAGCGGCGGAGACTCGGGCAACCAGTCGGACGACAACCAATCGACGGGCAGCATGGGCCACTCGGACAACGAGGAGGCCGACTCGGCGTCCAGCCCCGGCGGCCTGAGCGCCCTGTCCAGCCTGACCAGCCCGGGCATGCTGACGCAGGCCAGCCTTTCCCCGGCCACGCCGCTCACGCCGCACGTGTCCGAGTACGAGTGCCCGCCGATGGCGGTGCGCATGCCGTTGGCGGTGGTGGTGCCCACCAGACACCATCAGCCGGTCGGCACCAACCCGCACGACATCAACAACCCGCTCAGCGTCAACCAGCTGACGGGCGGCGTCGTCAACAACAAGTGCCATAACAACACCAGggagcagcagcagcagcagcagcagcatcaGCACCAGCAGCAGAACGATCTGAAAACCGTACCCAACCCGAACAACCAGCCCGAACAACAACGACCCAACAACAGCAACCGGACGCTGCCCGCCATCAGCGTGACGTAG
- the LOC113550243 gene encoding uncharacterized protein LOC113550243 isoform X3 yields the protein MMKMKTRRKVLIKKSVKVRIASEADIIKKLEIWYTRWTKSIGRPLTPLNLKKKTIMLLKTLKVSADIISIITLDWIKKFMKNRGDLEGYNDDEIYAGLLIPFDVNGIPDVTLDTTVNPDRKVWLLMAGNKSGRHRTRVLVIGKRWRPPCMETVNMLGQPVIYAGGGDGFPTQDLFKWWFETEFCPAALSINSKAVLVMDKASFIPEKCECNGVSLQNHDGDSISKSTLFVEFKATYTALLLTQASLDQQSERSIQRFLGKYTLKDAFILLHRAWLQVTTESFSTCWKNCIYTSALNGIILGVQWLAHDLGLEVSDDDMLVWILSNPAEFTEPENLSTDSEDIEIPPSATQTVDYLKKALLWVETQPLEPSFVIAIRDLITYAKQASKIGLGPAHPFFCHNGEQLGTQPPPAHMGIPPYQLDKAPGLPRPSMYPFPTGQYPYPLLSPDMSQVAATWHTPASMYHQISSAGTGFRGSYPPSLGTSLTSELYRFSPTGLMSGPSPHHHLSHHTHHSHPAIVTPGVRQDLHTDSNHRPQNDHSKNSSCSDGSKHHDTVQNSNNQDKKKPHIKKPLNAFMLYMKEMRAKVVAECTLKESAAINQILGRRWHSLSRDEQAKYYEKARQERQLHMELYPGWSARDNYGYGAKKKKRKKERVPVIDAGSGGNNSMKKCRARYGLDQQSQWCKPCSPDGAGGGSILAQHVHGPSNAASPQGPTYVNL from the exons ATGATGAAGATGAAAACTAGAAGGAAAgtccttataaaaaaatcagtcAAAGTTCGAATTGCTAGCGAAGctgatattattaagaaaCTGGAAATTTGGTACACGCGATGGACAAAAAGTATTGGGCGACCTCTTACTCCATTAAATCTGaagaaaaaaaccataatGCTATTGAAAACGCTCAAAGTGTCTGCGGACATCATATCTATAATCACGCTAGATTggattaaaaagtttatgaagAATCGAGGTGACTTGGAAGGATACAATGATGACGAGATCTATGCTGGACTATTGATTCCTTTTGATGTCAATGGTATTCCTGATGTTACATTAGACACCACTGTAAATCCAGACCGAAAAGTGTGGCTTCTGATGGCTGGTAACAAAAGTGGAAGACACAGAACCAGAGTATTAGTTATAGGTAAGAGATGGAGACCTCCTTGTATGGAAACTGTGAATATGTTGGGGCAGCCTGTTATATACGCAGGGGGTGGTGATGGTTTTCCTACacaagatttatttaaatggtgGTTTGAGACAGAATTTTGTCCAGCTGCTCTGTCTATCAATTCAAAAGCTGTGTTGGTTATGGATAAAGCATCTTTTATTCCAGAAAAGTGTGAATGTAACGGAGTGTCTTTACAAAATCACGACGGAGATTCGATTTCTAAATCTACATTGTTCGTTGAATTTAAAGCTACATACACAGCTCTACTTCTTACTCAGGCGTCTTTAGATCAACAATCCGAACGATCAATACAAAGATTTTTAGgaaaatacacattaaaagacgcattcattttattacatagAGCTTGGTTACAAGTCACCACAGAATCGTTTTCAACTTGTtggaaaaattgtatatatacatcagCACTGAATGGTATTATTTTGGGAGTGCAGTGGTTAGCTCATGATCTTGGACTAGAAGTATCAGACGACGATATGCTGGTTTGGATTTTATCTAACCCCGCGGAATTCACTGAGCCGGAAAATTTATCTACAGATTCCGAGGACATTGAAATTCCACCTTCTGCTACACAAACTGTGGATTATCTAAAAAAGGCGTTATTATGGGTCGAGACTCAGCCACTTGAACCGTCGTTTGTTATTGCGATAAGGGACTTAATAACTTATGCTAAACAG GCAAGCAAGATCGGTTTAGGACCAGCCCATCCGTTCTTTTGCCACAACGGCGAGCAGCTGGGTACCCAACCACCACCCGCCCATATGGGCATACCTCCTTACCAACTTGACAAAGCACCCG gACTTCCGAGGCCTTCTATGTACCCATTCCCCACAGGCCAGTACCCTTATCCGTTATTAAGTCCGGACATGTCTCAAGTTGCAGCCACATg gcACACGCCGGCTAGTATGTACCATCAGATCTCATCGGCTGGAACTGGTTTCAGAGGATCCTACCCACCTTCTTTAGGAACAAGCCTTACTAG tgagcTGTATAGGTTTTCACCGACGGGACTGATGAGTGGTCCATCACCCCATCACCATTTATCCCATCATACCCATCATTCTCATCCTGCGATTGTAACTCCAGGAGTGAGACAAGACCTGCATACGGATTCTAATCACAG gcCGCAAAACGACCATAGTAAAAATTCTTCTTGTTCAGACGGATCCAAGCACCATGATACTGTCCAAAACAGTAATAACCAAG ATAAGAAGAAGCCTCATATAAAGAAACCTCTGAATGCGTTCATGTTGTACATGAAAGAAATGAGGGCAAAGGTGGTGGCGGAGTGTACGCTCAAAGAAAGTGCAGCGATCAACCAGATATTAGGGCGACGG TGGCACTCTCTGTCGCGAGACGAGCAGGCCAAGTACTACGAGAAAGCGCGCCAGGAACGACAACTCCATATGGAACTGTATCCTGGTTGGAGCGCTCGGGATAACTATGGATACGGCGCCAAGAAGAAGAAACGGAAGAAAGAGCGCGTACCGGTCATAGATGCTGGCTCAGGAG gtAATAACAGTATGAAAAAATGCCGTGCAAGATACGGACTCGACCAGCAAAGCCAATGGTGTAAACCTTGCag CCCTGACGGAGCAGGCGGAGGAAGCATCTTAGCACAACACGTTCACGGCCCTTCCAACGCTGCTTCCCCACAGGGGCCCACATATGttaatctgtaa
- the LOC113550243 gene encoding uncharacterized protein LOC113550243 isoform X4, translated as MMKMKTRRKVLIKKSVKVRIASEADIIKKLEIWYTRWTKSIGRPLTPLNLKKKTIMLLKTLKVSADIISIITLDWIKKFMKNRGDLEGYNDDEIYAGLLIPFDVNGIPDVTLDTTVNPDRKVWLLMAGNKSGRHRTRVLVIGKRWRPPCMETVNMLGQPVIYAGGGDGFPTQDLFKWWFETEFCPAALSINSKAVLVMDKASFIPEKCECNGVSLQNHDGDSISKSTLFVEFKATYTALLLTQASLDQQSERSIQRFLGKYTLKDAFILLHRAWLQVTTESFSTCWKNCIYTSALNGIILGVQWLAHDLGLEVSDDDMLVWILSNPAEFTEPENLSTDSEDIEIPPSATQTVDYLKKALLWVETQPLEPSFVIAIRDLITYAKQASKIGLGPAHPFFCHNGEQLGTQPPPAHMGIPPYQLDKAPGLPRPSMYPFPTGQYPYPLLSPDMSQVAATWHTPASMYHQISSAGTGFRGSYPPSLGTSLTSELYRFSPTGLMSGPSPHHHLSHHTHHSHPAIVTPGVRQDLHTDSNHRPQNDHSKNSSCSDGSKHHDTVQNSNNQDKKKPHIKKPLNAFMLYMKEMRAKVVAECTLKESAAINQILGRRWHALGREEQAKYYELARRERQIHMQLYPDWSSRTNATRAKKRKRKQETHDGGNNSMKKCRARYGLDQQSQWCKPCSPDGAGGGSILAQHVHGPSNAASPQGPTYVNL; from the exons ATGATGAAGATGAAAACTAGAAGGAAAgtccttataaaaaaatcagtcAAAGTTCGAATTGCTAGCGAAGctgatattattaagaaaCTGGAAATTTGGTACACGCGATGGACAAAAAGTATTGGGCGACCTCTTACTCCATTAAATCTGaagaaaaaaaccataatGCTATTGAAAACGCTCAAAGTGTCTGCGGACATCATATCTATAATCACGCTAGATTggattaaaaagtttatgaagAATCGAGGTGACTTGGAAGGATACAATGATGACGAGATCTATGCTGGACTATTGATTCCTTTTGATGTCAATGGTATTCCTGATGTTACATTAGACACCACTGTAAATCCAGACCGAAAAGTGTGGCTTCTGATGGCTGGTAACAAAAGTGGAAGACACAGAACCAGAGTATTAGTTATAGGTAAGAGATGGAGACCTCCTTGTATGGAAACTGTGAATATGTTGGGGCAGCCTGTTATATACGCAGGGGGTGGTGATGGTTTTCCTACacaagatttatttaaatggtgGTTTGAGACAGAATTTTGTCCAGCTGCTCTGTCTATCAATTCAAAAGCTGTGTTGGTTATGGATAAAGCATCTTTTATTCCAGAAAAGTGTGAATGTAACGGAGTGTCTTTACAAAATCACGACGGAGATTCGATTTCTAAATCTACATTGTTCGTTGAATTTAAAGCTACATACACAGCTCTACTTCTTACTCAGGCGTCTTTAGATCAACAATCCGAACGATCAATACAAAGATTTTTAGgaaaatacacattaaaagacgcattcattttattacatagAGCTTGGTTACAAGTCACCACAGAATCGTTTTCAACTTGTtggaaaaattgtatatatacatcagCACTGAATGGTATTATTTTGGGAGTGCAGTGGTTAGCTCATGATCTTGGACTAGAAGTATCAGACGACGATATGCTGGTTTGGATTTTATCTAACCCCGCGGAATTCACTGAGCCGGAAAATTTATCTACAGATTCCGAGGACATTGAAATTCCACCTTCTGCTACACAAACTGTGGATTATCTAAAAAAGGCGTTATTATGGGTCGAGACTCAGCCACTTGAACCGTCGTTTGTTATTGCGATAAGGGACTTAATAACTTATGCTAAACAG GCAAGCAAGATCGGTTTAGGACCAGCCCATCCGTTCTTTTGCCACAACGGCGAGCAGCTGGGTACCCAACCACCACCCGCCCATATGGGCATACCTCCTTACCAACTTGACAAAGCACCCG gACTTCCGAGGCCTTCTATGTACCCATTCCCCACAGGCCAGTACCCTTATCCGTTATTAAGTCCGGACATGTCTCAAGTTGCAGCCACATg gcACACGCCGGCTAGTATGTACCATCAGATCTCATCGGCTGGAACTGGTTTCAGAGGATCCTACCCACCTTCTTTAGGAACAAGCCTTACTAG tgagcTGTATAGGTTTTCACCGACGGGACTGATGAGTGGTCCATCACCCCATCACCATTTATCCCATCATACCCATCATTCTCATCCTGCGATTGTAACTCCAGGAGTGAGACAAGACCTGCATACGGATTCTAATCACAG gcCGCAAAACGACCATAGTAAAAATTCTTCTTGTTCAGACGGATCCAAGCACCATGATACTGTCCAAAACAGTAATAACCAAG ATAAGAAGAAGCCTCATATAAAGAAACCTCTGAATGCGTTCATGTTGTACATGAAAGAAATGAGGGCAAAGGTGGTGGCGGAGTGTACGCTCAAAGAAAGTGCAGCGATCAACCAGATATTAGGGCGACGG TGGCACGCGTTAGGTCGCGAAGAACAGGCCAAGTACTATGAGCTGGCGCGTCGTGAGAGACAGATACACATGCAGCTCTATCCAGACTGGTCGTCGCGCACTAATGCGACACGGGCCAAGAAGAGGAAGCGCAAACAAGAAACCCATGACGGAG gtAATAACAGTATGAAAAAATGCCGTGCAAGATACGGACTCGACCAGCAAAGCCAATGGTGTAAACCTTGCag CCCTGACGGAGCAGGCGGAGGAAGCATCTTAGCACAACACGTTCACGGCCCTTCCAACGCTGCTTCCCCACAGGGGCCCACATATGttaatctgtaa